GGGTCAATGATCGTACCGTAATCGGCAAACGAAACACCGGCAACAACCGTTACCAGAACCTGCTTCTTCACATCCATCTGAATCTCTTCCAGAACCTGTTTAACCAGCCAAGGCTTTACCGCCAGAATAATCAGATTTGCATCCTTTACAGCTTCCCGATTGGAATTGGTAACATGGATACTGGCATTAAAGTCTCTCAACACATCCAATTTGCCATTAGTTGGATTGGATACTGTAATATTCTCCGCTTTTACTTTGGTTCCCTGTACTAATCCGAGGGCAATGGCCCCACCCATGTTTCCTGCACCTAATATTGCTATTTTCATACTCTCTGGTTTTATTTGAAAAGGATAAGTTTCGCAAACTTACATAAAAATCTTAAATAATGTAAGTCACTTACAAAAAGAAATCCCTGTTTCATCTGAAATGATTGAAACAGGGATTTCTTATAGGGGTTTAATTACAAAACGTTCTTTAGCCGCAGTATAAATTCATCCGCTTCGGCTATACTCAGGCTGAGCGGTGGAAGAAGACGGATGACATTGGTCCCACTCACTCCGGTAAACACTTTCTGTTCGAACAACAGTTTGCTGCGTATCTCCTTAATAGGTTCGGCAAACTCAAGTCCAATCATCAGCCCTTCACCGCGCACCTCCTTAATCTGCGGAAATTTCTTCAGTTCCTCCATCAGGTGAGTTCCCACATTTGTGGCATTTTCCATCAGTTTCTCGTTCTGAATTACATCAAGAACAGCAAGTGCAGCTGCACAGGAAAGATGATTTCCACCGAATGTAGTACCAAGCATGCCGTAAACCGGTGTAAACATGGGGCTAATTAGCACACCTCCCATTGGGAATCCATTGCCAATACCTTTAGCAACCGTAATAATATCGGGACGGATGCCGGAGTATTGATGCGCAAAGAATTTACCGCTTCGTCCGTAGCCGGATTGAATTTCATCAAGAATCAGTATGGTTCCGGTCTCGGTACACACCTTACGCAGTTCCTGCATAAAAGTATTATCAGGTACTTTGATTCCTCCAATGCCCTGAATACCTTCAATGATTACCGCACATACATCGCCTTTATTAAGTTCTGCACACACAGCATTCAAATCATTCAGTTCCAGGAAGGTCACATCTATTCCTTCATTAATGGGTGCTACGATTTTGGGATTATCAGTTATTCGTACCGCAGCCGAAGTACGGCCGTGAAAACTCTTTAAGAAAGAGATAACCCGTTTCTTTCCTGTATGGAAAGAGGCAAGTTTTAGTGCATTTTCATTTGCTTCCGCTCCAGAGTTAATTAGGAACAGGGAATAATCCTCGTATCCTGACACCTCTCCCATGCGTTCGGCAAGCTTTTCCTGTAGCTTATTAATCACAGAGTTTGAGTAGAATCCCAATTCTGCAACCTGCTTCTGGATCATTTCCACGTAATGGGGATGGCAATGTCCAATCGATATGACTGCATGTCCGCCATATAGGTCAAGATATTCATTCTCTTTATCGTCCCACACCCTACATCCTTTTCCTTTTACGATATTGATATCGAATAAAGGGTATACATCAAATAGTTTCATTTCTTTTATTGGTTGTATCAGAAGGCACTTGATTTCAGTTTCAAGCCGACACTCTCTTCAAGCCCAAACATCAGATTCATGTTATGAACCGCCTGTCCCGAAGCACCTTTTAATAAATTATCAATACATGAAATAATAAGCAACTTATCTCCATGTTTTTCCAGATGAAGCAAACACTTATTAGTATTAACCACCTGCTTTAAATCGATATTTTTGTCGACAATATGTACAAACGAATCATTCTTATAGTATTCTTCGTACATACTTCTTGCCTCTTCTAGGGCAATGGTTGTCTTAACGACAAGAGTTGCAAAAATTCCTCGTGGGAAATCTCCACGATAAGGAAGGAAATCAATCTCTGCATCAAAACTGTTCTGCAGTTGCTTGAGCGACTGTTTTATCTCGGGCACATGCTGATGAGAGAATGGCTTATAAATAGAAATATTGTTATTACGCCAGCTGAAATGCGAGGTTGCTCCCGGCTTTACGCCTGCCCCGGTAGAGCCAGTTATGGCATTTACGGAAATTTCTCCTTTCAACAACAGATTCTTTGCCAGTGGCAATAGACCTAACTGAATGCAGGTTGCAAAACAGCCGGGGTTAGCCACGTGTTTGCTTTGACAAATCTGCCGACGATTAAGCTCAGGAAGTCCGTAAATAAAATCGTGCTCATCGGAAGCGATCCGATAATCCATGGAAAGGTCGATAATCTTTAGATTTTCGGGTAATGTATGACTTTCCATAAACTTTTTGGTGTCTCCATGAGCGGTGCAGAAATAGAGCAAATCAATCTGGTCAAGCGGCAGTTCGTCAGTAAAAACCATTTCAGTTTCACCATAAAGACCTTCGTGAATGTCAGCAATCTTATTTCCGGCATTACTGCTGCTATTAATAAACACTATTTCAACATCCGGATGGTTTATTAGCAGGCGAATCAGTTCGCCTGCCGTATATCCCGCTCCGCCTATTATTCCTACTTTAATCATAACTTGCGAACTGGTATTTGGTTATTTTCCGTTTTTCTTTTGGTTTGCGTAATATACTCTCAATGGGTTAGAAAGAATTTTGGTGAATCCTTTTGCATCTTCCGCAGTCCATCCCTTGTTCACTTCACCATATTCACCGAAATCTGTTTTAACCAAGTCAAAAGCAGATTCCACACCAACCAGTGTATAGCTGTATGGACGAAGAATGATGCTTACTGTTCCGTTTACATTACGCTGGCTGCTTTGAAGCATTGCCTCGCAATCGCGCATTACCGGTTCCAGGTATTGTGCTTCGTGAAGGAACATACCGTACCAGGTACCTATCTGGTCTTTCCAGTACTGTTGCCATTTGCTGAGTGTATGTTTTTCGAGCATCTTATGCGCGTTGATAATCAGGATAGGAGCTGCTGCTTCAAAACCTACACGACCTTTGATGCCGATGATGGTATCGCCAATGTGCATATCACGACCGATGCCGTATTTTGAACCGATAGCTTCCACTTTGTTGATAGCAGCCACCTTATCCTCGAACACTTCGCCGTTCACTGCATGCAACTGCCCTTCCACAAATTCCAGTTTCAGAACTTCTGTTCCGGTCGCAGTAATCTGAGAAGGGTAAGCTTCTTCAGGAAGTGTTTGTTCAGAATGAAGAGTCTCTTTTCCGCCGATAGATGTTCCCCAGAGGCCTTTGTTGATAGAATATTCCATCTTCTTAAAGTCAGCTTCGAAGCCATGTTTCTTCAAGTATTCAATCTCGTATTCACGGGTCAAAATCATGTCGCGCGTCGGAGTCAGAATCTTTATTTCAGGGGCAAGCACATCGAATGTCAGGTCAAAACGAATCTGGTCGTTGCCGGCACCCGTACTTCCATGTGCCACATAGTCTGCCTTAATTTCTTTTGCATAGTTAATGATGGCTATAGCCTGGAAGATGCGTTCCGAGCTTACAGAAATGGGGTATGTACCGTTTCGCAGCACATTGCCAAACACCATATATTTGATGCTCTTTTCGTAGTATTCCTGAGTCACATCAAGGGCTACATGCTTCACGGCACCCAGCTTGTATGCTTTTTCCTCGATAACTTTCAGTTCTTCGGGGCTGAATCCGCCGGTATTGGCCACAGCAGTATATACTTCATACCCTTTTTCCTCTGACAAATACTTGGCGCAAAAGGAGGTGTCCAAACCACCACTAAACGCTAAAACCACTTTTTCTTTCATTTCTATTTAATATTTTTTATAATCTTACTTATTTTCTGTACTCTCTGTACTCTCTTTTTCTGATTCTTTGTTGTGCGTGTCTTCCGGATGTTTAGCCGGATCGTAAAGCATGGCAGTACAAAGGCATTTTGTTCCACCGGTTCTTTGAAGGATATCGTAGTTCACACAGCTTTGGCAACCTTTCCAGAAAGCCTCATCTGTTGTCAGTTCAGAGAAAGTAACAGGCACATATCCAAGTTCAGAGTTGATTTTCATCACTGCAAGACCGGTTGTTAAACCAAATATTTTCGCATTCGGGAAACGTTCGCGAGAGAGTTCAAACGCACGTCGTTTAATTCTCTTGGCCAACCCGTGGCCACGGAATTTGTCTACAACGATAAGCCCTGAGTTAGCCACAAATTCTTTGTTGCTCCAAGTTTCGATGTAACAAAATCCGGCAAATTCGCCATCGCAAAGAGCTATGATTGCTTTCCCTTCAATCATTTTCTGCTTTACGTATTCAGGAGAGCGCTTGGCAATACCTGTTCCACGTATCTTTGCAGCAACCTCTATCGTATTTAAAATAATGTCAACGTATGGAATGTGATTCTCGTTGGCGACAAGAATTTCAATATTACTTTCCATTTTTTACTTTCTGTTTTATGTACTAAAAATATTATTTATTAATGTTCGGGATAATCAATGACAGTGACTGCTTTATATCGTTACGTGAATAACCATCTCTGAATACTAGCAAAATTGTATCGTCTCCGGCAATGGTGCCAATAACATCCGAGAACTCCCGATTATCAATATCGTATGCCAAGCTACTGGCATAACCGGGACGTGTTTTAATTACAGCCATATTTCCAGAAAAATCAATCGATTTAAATCCGTTTTGCATTAGCATTTCACTAACACTTTGAACATCGATTGTTCTTTTATACATGGTATCATTGGGTAATACATACACATAATTACCATTTGTAGTGGCGGCCTTTGCCACCTTCATCTGTTTCAAATCGCGTGACAATGTGGCCTGAGTAAGCTCATAGCCTTCTTTTGCCAACTCTTGGAGTAATTCCTCCTGGCTTCCAATCTCCATGCTAGAGATAATCATTTTGATGGAATCTAATCGTTTACTTTTATTCGTCGTCATGTATAATTATTCTTATTTCAATGCAAAAGTATGCATAATTTTGGAGATAAAATGCATAAAACACAATTATTTCTTAAATTTTATACAATACTAAAAATTATAAAAATGCGCAATCTGCACTAAATCATGTATTTATATTCCGAATGAAACAGCATTTTTCTATTTAAGAGAGCAACAAATATCAGTTTTTTAAGATTTTACAAAGAGACTTCTGGGCATAATTTATTCAATAAATCCTATAAAAGTCATTGTTCAGCAGAGATGATTCGCAATTCAATATACACCATAGCAGATATTCAAATAATCCGCATAAACAATCATTGATGCATAAATCCTCTCCTGATATATATCGAATTCCTACTCCGATACATATCAAACTAGGAAATCAAAATCAACTCATTTGTTTATGCCAGTAATAATCGAATTATTGTCTAGTACGCTCTTTCAGGAGCCACACTGCCAAAAGGAATAAGAAGATTGCAGCCACAAGACTAAACCACACCGGAACAATAAAACCGTTGACTACAACGTCCAAGGCAAAAAGGAAGCGAAGTAATTGAACTGTAGCCATTAGCAAAAGTACAATACCAATTACAAATGATGCGGGTTTTTTCATAATTTATCCTCCTATACAATAAATCGGATATTGAGAAATAAATGCATTACTGATTAATAACAAAATATCAGAAACATAAGTTCGGAGCCGAACGCTCCTGTACGGATGGGAAAGTAATGCATATTTATTCGAATACTATTTATGCATATATATATTATAAAAGGGTTTATAAGAAAAAGGCTTTCACAAATAGAAGTACATAAATATGTAAATATCTCCTATTTGAGACAGCCTAATATTCTGTTTATAATACTTCTCGTTTAAAGCAATTTTTTCAGTATAGACTGAATGACCTTTTCCATTGCATCGTATCCAGCCAAATTGGGATGCACTTCATCCTTTTGATAAATAGGATTGAGCCCCTCCTTATCGTCCACCATTACAGAATAGTAATCAGCATATGGAATCTTATTCGCTTTTGCATACTCTTTTATCTTACTGTTTAGTTCGGTGATAGGCCTTACCGATTCTATTTCTGGCCTCCATGGATAATGACTAGCTGGTAGAACGGAACACAGCACCACCTTAATTTTATTGCATCTGGCCAGTTCAACCATTGAAACGATGTTCTCAAATATATGTTCAACTGTTATATATCCATTGTTCATGGCAATATCATTAGTTCCGGCAAGGATGACCACTACTTTGGGTTTTAGATTAATGACGTCTGCACGGAAGCGTACCAACATCTGGGAGGTTACCTGTCCGCTGATTCCACGCCCCACATAATTATTCCCCTTAAAAAACTCAGGATGCATACTTGCCCATCCTTCAGTTATAGAATTTCCCATGAACACAACATCAACAGGCTGTTTCACACTTAGATTGGCCTGAGCGTATTTGCTGAAGTTAGCCCAATCCTTGTTGTTTTGTCCATTTGCTACTAAGGTACCAACAAACAGACAAAAAAATACAATGGTAATTTTAAACTGTAGTGTTTTCATAGATTCTATTTTTAGGGTATTTAAATTTATAGTATCATCAAAAAAAGGGCCATTAACTTATATCTAAATATCAGATCTCTAACCAACTAATTTCTTCAATTTTCAATATCATTATAGAAACAACAGTTTTATGTTTGTAATCAATATGATAATATCATCGGAAATGTAATTTCTGAAAATAAAAAGTTTGTTTACTTGAAAAAGAATCATGCAAATGTAATCGGTTTTTTGTGATTTTAGAAATTAAACAAAAAAAAAGAGCCTTTACAGTTATCTGTGAAGGCTCTTTTGGTGTATTAAAGCAAGTCGTATTGTTTTTCAACGATTGCTCTTATTTTCTAAACATTAGAATATTATTTTAGAAATAGAGGCGGCTCCCTCAGTGAGAAGAATGCGTAAATCGCTTGCTACCGTTTTTTTGAATTTATAGGTAACTGTTTTATCTCCAGCATCTACATTACCTCTATAGACTGTAAGGAACTGTCCTCCACCACTTGAAAGCTGTATTTCAAAAGATGTCGGCTTCTTTATTTCATTCCAGATGATAGTTACATTATCAGGCTTGGTACCATCAGCAAGTGAGATAGTAAGATAGTCTCCTTTTTTACCCTGCCATGTAGAGGTTAAAGATGCTCCAGGAACAGGACTCACATTGCCGGTTTTACCTAAACGTTCTTTTTCTGTGTAAGACATCACGGTAAGAGTATCTTTTAATTTAATATCCTCTGATGATGCCCCTATCATTATTCGAAAATCGCCCGGTTCTAACACCCATTTATTATCAGCGTTGAGAAGTTCGAGGTCACGAGGATGTATTATAAATTCCACCTCCTTGCTCTCGCCCGGGTTTAAATGAACACGTTCAAAGCCACATAAATTCTTTTCGTATGTTGTAACGGAACTCACCAAGTCACGGGTATAAAGTTGTACAACCTCATCACCAACACGAGTTCCGGCGTTTTTTACACGACAGTGGATTGTTGTCTCCTGATTAGGTGTAATTACTTTAGGTGAAATAGACAAATCCGAATATTCAAATGTGGTATAACTCAATCCATATCCAAAAGGATACAACGGACCGTTTACTCGGCTCATGGTTCCTTTCATTCCCGGAGTAGTTCCACCATCGACCTGAGAGTAAGGTTTTGCAGGAAAATTAAATGGAATCTGACCTACAGTTTTTGGGAATGTAACGGTTAACTTTCCTCCGGGGTTATAATCTCCAAACAAGACATCCGCAATTGCCTTACCTCCCTGTGAGCCTGGATACCATGCTTCCAGAATTGCCGGCACAAACTTCTCGGCCCAGTTCACAGAAAGCGGGCGTCCATTTATTAATACCAATACAACAGGTTTTCCTGTTGCTTGCAATGCTTGCAACAGAACTAGCTGGCGTCCAGGAAGTTCGAGGCTTGAACGCGACTTATTCTCTCCGCAAGTACGGCTATTTCCACCCAACACGGCTACTGTTACATCACTATTCCGGGCATTTTCCACCGCTTTATCAATCTCTGTCTGTTCTTCAGCCGTCAGTGGATAACTGATTATCTCAGATTCCGGCCAGTTGGCATCTACCATATCGCATCCTTTGGTATAAAGAACTTCAGCTTTATCAGTTACTTTCTCCTTGATTCCTTTCAAAACAGTTGTAACTTCTACTGCTAGTGGACCGTAATGAGTAAGAGCGTATGCAGAATCATTTGCATTGGGCCCGCAAACAGCAATGCGTTTGATGTTGTTTTTATCCAACGGAAGCAGCAGATTCGCGTTCTTAAGTAATACTAAACACTCACGTGAAGCTTGCAAAGCAACTTCTTGGTTTTTAAGGCTGTTTACTTCATCATCTGCTGCTTTTAAATTCATTTGGTAAGGAGTGTCAAATAGTCCAACCAAGAATTTTACACGAAGCACATCGCGCACTCTGTCATCTATAGTCTTCGTGGAGATTGCCCCTTCTGCTATAAGCTCGCGTAAAGGTAGCACAAACGAGTCGGGTGAACGGAATGTGCATCGCACATTCAAACCAGCAGCAACAGATTGAAGAACAGCCTCTTTCATATTACTTGCCGTGCCGTGTTTAGAGAAAAGATACTCTACCGCATCACTATCAGACACTACATATCCACGGAATCCCATCTCCTGGCGCAAGCGGGTCATTAACCAATAATAACTGCTTTGGATAGGAAACCCGTCGTAATCGTTATAGGAACTCATGACTCCTAAAAGGCCGGCTTCTTTAATAACTCTCTTCCATGGATAAACATGAATGTTTTCCACTTCGCGGGGCGACATCTGCGGATCGACTCTGGAAAGGCCTTCACGCGCACCTTTATTATTACTGTAAGCAATGAAATGCTTACCTGTAGCAGCCACTTGATGATTGTGCTGAACACCTTTCACCATTGATATTCCAAGTTCAGCAACCAGATAAGGGCTTTCGCCGTAAACCTCCTCGTATCGTCCCCAACGCTGGTCACGTCCTACATCTAGTATCGGAGCATATACATTTGTGTATCCAAGTAATCGAGCCTCGTGACCGGTTATAAATCCAACCTTTCTTATCAGCTCGCGGTTCCAGGTATGCCCCAGTCCTAGTTGAGTAGGAAAGTTAGTTGCTTTAAAGCTTTCCACTCCCCGAATACCTTCGTTGGTAAAATCAACCGGAATACCTAACCGAGTCTCCTCTATAAAAAAGCGTTGAACTTCGTTCAGCGCCCATGCATGGCGTGATGCCGGCCAAACGTTTGGATTATCAGATGGTGGAAGTCCCCATTGCTGAAACCCGTTTAAATGTTCGTCAATGGCACCGACCCCATCTTTCCAAAGTTTATTTTTCCATTCGGAAGTTGGCAAATCATCTGGCAACACACGTTTATATCCGTAAAGAGTAACCATTTGGCATGTTTTCTCTTCTACAGTCATTTGTTTAAGCAGATCCTCAATCCGGTCATCTAAAGGTGCAGTTGGATCCTCATATATATCTTTCTTTCCGTTTTTATTGAAATCAATCCAGCCTTTCTTGTAAATGGCTTTATTCTGTAATTTATAGACTTTTTGGTCTTTACTAAATGGAGGAGGAGTATTACCGGCAGTTCCATTGACTGCACAAAACAGAAGACCCAGAATAATTGTATTCTTCATTTTCCAATCCGTTTTTTAGTTTGTTGTTTTGTTAATCTTGTATTATTTAATCTCTAAATCTTTTTTTCTTTTAAGTGCTTCAAGGAAATAATAGTCTGCATAATTGAGGGGAACATCAATCTCGCTATTATGTGGAATACTGCCTACCGAATGCATTAACAGAAAGTTACCATTTGTACCAAGTTCCGCACGGTATGCAGGAGTTCCCAATGAAATCATGATTCTATCCGCATACGATTTGTAGGAAGAAGCATCTGGTACATTAAAAGTACTGATCATATACAACGCTGATGCAATACAAGCAGCAGAAGATGCATCCCGCGGTTCATTCGGAATATTCGGCGCATCCATATCCCAGAAAGGAATCAAGTCTTTGGGCATGCAAGGATGATTTTTCATAAAGGCAAAAGTCTTCAACGCCTGCTCTAAATAGGCCCGGTTTCCTGTTTCGCGATAACAAACTGCAAATCCATAGATTGCCCAGGCCTGCCCGCGTGACCATGCTGATGAATCCGAAAATCCCTGAGCGGTTTGACGGTGTCTCACTGAACCATCTTTCAGATTGTAATCAACTACATGATAACAACTTCCATCCGGTCTGAAATGTTCTGCCATTGTTCTGTTTGCATGGCTTACAGCTATCTTATAAAAAGTAGAATCTCCAGATAATTTGCTTGCTTCAAATAAAAGCTCCAGGTTCATCATGTTATCAATGATAACCGGACACTCCCATCCTCGTTCAGCTTGCCAGCCTTTCTCCACATTCCAGGATTGAATAACTCCGGGAGCTTTTCTAAAACGGGTAGACAATGATTTTGCAGCCTCAACAATTACGTTTTTATACTCTTGAGCATTTGTCACTTTATAACCATTACCGAAGCTACAACCTATTATAAAGCCTACATCATGATGCCATGTAAGATTTTTAGCTTTCTCAATGGCGTTAGTATATTTTTCAGCCAGAGTTAGATACGATTGATCACCTGTTAGCTGATACAAATACCAAACAGATCCCGGAAAAAACCCGCTTCTCCAGTCGGCATAGCTACCATAGTAAACAGTTTTATTCTCATTTAGAGTTATCGGATTCAGGCACTTTCCACTTTTTTCAATAACTGCAATCTCTTTATTAATCTGTTTTTGGGAAAATTCTATATTATCTTTTAAAAATGATTTCGACGCCGGAGGTCTGGTTGCACAAGAGGAGAAGATCACTGCACCTGTAATGCCCAATAATTCTATTAATTTCATTTTCATTGTTTTACAATTTCATATTTATAGGTTCCTTTTATTTTAAGATTCTTTGCTATAAGAGAAATCCGGAAAATTTCTTGTCCCCATACATTTGAAAGACGAGAGTCATCTAGTTTAATAGTCTCAATAGATGGTGTAAATACTTTCTTATCGTAGAGGAGAGCAACCTTCTGTCCTTGCACCTCTACTAAAATCTTACCTGAAACAGAAATATCAACCTTACCCCAGGTCAGGAAGTTTATACGACTATTCTGTTTGGCGTTTTTTAATGCAAAAGTATCAGTGATTTTTAATTTCTCTTTGTCCAACGTATAAGAGCGCACCCAACTCTTTGCATCAGCTTCCTGCGGATAGGCATTAGCAATATCAGCAGAGAAAGTTCGTGTTTTGGAATTGAACAACACATCAGTAGCCTTATATTTTGATCCAAATTTTTGAGGGACACCATTTATCATGGGTAAGTTGTGATAATTACTTTGCATGGCCCAGATACTATAGCGTTCACTACTAAAAGTCTGCCGGGTATAAGTACCCACACCGGCATCTATAAACATAGGAATCGTATTCAAGTAAAGAGAAAAGGTCCCTACATCGTTGTGATTATGGCTTTCATTATTGTATCCACCCTTAGCAGCAAAGAATAATCCACTTTTATTATTCATATAACAGAACTGAGTTTCGGGATACCATGTGTAAGGAGCGTTAGTATGACTTGGAGTCTCTTTTAACAGTTCTTTATGATACAAAATCGTTTGCAATCCTCTGAAGATATCTCTTCCAAAAGATATATCTGATTCCAGACCTTTTTTCGAGTCAGTGAGGCTATTCAGATAGGCGGCAAAATGCATCATTTCTTCACTGCCAACAGCTTTTCCATAACGAAATATTGTTGATGCGAGTCCTCCACCTTTTGCTGATGCATCAGCGAAATTAACTACCCATCCGTTTCCAACATAAGACCTGGAAATGTATTCTCCCATGTTTTTAATCATGGGTTCTTTAAAGATTGAAACTTTGCCACCTGTTCCGTCATAGAGCATTTGCAAATAGTCAAACAATTTACCCGCGGCATGTCCCCAATAAGAAGGTCCTTCTTCGCAAGCTCCGTCAGAATTTGTATAATTTAAAAATTTATCAACCGAAATAATTGTTCTGAAAACCGCTTTTGCTAGTTTTTCACGGTCATTCTCCAACAAGAAATAACATTGCAATACATTAAAATTGCACCAGGGGTTCCAGTTATTTATCATATCCCCCTGTTTCCAATTAAAAGCCATCCACCAGAATCGATCTTCGTTCATGTAGGTGTCCAAAATCCGTTTTTGAAGTTCAGAGTGTAAACGCTCTGAAATAATTGGATTAACCTTATCAAATTCTTTATTGAAAAAATAATATGTCCAGGAAAGCAAAGAACCTAAATCTCCGGAAGTTAGTTCTATAATATGTTCTTTATTACTGGGAAGAGATCTTCCGGAACGCTGTGCTCCTAGGTGTGCAGACAAAGCCCAAGAAGTCATTTCGCAGCTATGAAAAACGCCGTTAATGATCTGATCAATAAAACGTCCTTTTCCTTCTGCCAACTCGGCCATTACTAAGGTAGCAATCGCTTTATTATTGTCATCAAACGGATTCTCCATAATATTACGTGATCCGCTACGTTCATATTCGATATAATCTGTTGCTTTTATCACTTTCCACTGATAATTGAGTTTTTTTTCACCCTGCTTGATGTACAATTCTTTATAGTCACCTAAGAACTTATCCCAACCCGCACGATCTTCATAAGTAGGATATGGAACCCATTTCTGATTCATTATAAGAACCTTTTCCAAAGATTTTAAATCCGTATGTTTTTGTAACAGATTTTTCTCTGTATACGCCTGTGCCTGTATTAAAAAGCCAAAAAGCATCAAGAACGATACAACTAACCGATTGTTTTTCATGAACATTATTTCTATAAATTATATGTAAAAAACAAAACTCACAAACTCTCTAATATCAGAGTTCTTTTGAAATTTAAGCATGAAAACGGATTATATTCCATTTTCATGCTTAAAATTATTAATGAATAAATGATTAATCCCAGCTTGGATTTTGTATCAATGCGCTATTTGTTTCAATTTCTACAGCAGGGATAGGCCATAACATGTCCCTATCGGCAAATTGACGTGTAAACAGACGTGTTCCGGTAAAACCGAACTCATCATGATTAAGCATTTGCTTACTTAAACCCCATCTGCGCAAATCACTGAAACGAAGGCCTTCTCCGGCAAATTCCACTGCACGTTCTTGTACAATACGTTTAAAGACTTCTTCCTTTGTATTAGCTTGCAACCAAGAAGGACCACTGTTCAATTTTGGCATATTTGTAGAAGGACGTTGACGCACTTCATTAATATACTTTACTGCATCAGTCTGATTTCCTAATTCATTATAACATTCAGCCAACATTAATAATACATCTGCATAACGTATTAAAGGGAAGTTAATCGGAGTATGAGCCCGGTCATTAATTCCTCCGTCCATATTATACTCAGCTACAAATTTTCTGAAAAAATAAGTATCCCATCCTTTATTATTCCGAATAAAGCCATTCTTTTCGTTAACACCTTTTGCTACAACAAATTCGCAATCTTTTGGAGCATTAGCAA
The Bacteroides sedimenti genome window above contains:
- a CDS encoding heparinase II/III domain-containing protein, which gives rise to MKNNRLVVSFLMLFGFLIQAQAYTEKNLLQKHTDLKSLEKVLIMNQKWVPYPTYEDRAGWDKFLGDYKELYIKQGEKKLNYQWKVIKATDYIEYERSGSRNIMENPFDDNNKAIATLVMAELAEGKGRFIDQIINGVFHSCEMTSWALSAHLGAQRSGRSLPSNKEHIIELTSGDLGSLLSWTYYFFNKEFDKVNPIISERLHSELQKRILDTYMNEDRFWWMAFNWKQGDMINNWNPWCNFNVLQCYFLLENDREKLAKAVFRTIISVDKFLNYTNSDGACEEGPSYWGHAAGKLFDYLQMLYDGTGGKVSIFKEPMIKNMGEYISRSYVGNGWVVNFADASAKGGGLASTIFRYGKAVGSEEMMHFAAYLNSLTDSKKGLESDISFGRDIFRGLQTILYHKELLKETPSHTNAPYTWYPETQFCYMNNKSGLFFAAKGGYNNESHNHNDVGTFSLYLNTIPMFIDAGVGTYTRQTFSSERYSIWAMQSNYHNLPMINGVPQKFGSKYKATDVLFNSKTRTFSADIANAYPQEADAKSWVRSYTLDKEKLKITDTFALKNAKQNSRINFLTWGKVDISVSGKILVEVQGQKVALLYDKKVFTPSIETIKLDDSRLSNVWGQEIFRISLIAKNLKIKGTYKYEIVKQ
- a CDS encoding glycoside hydrolase family 88 protein, which translates into the protein MKLIELLGITGAVIFSSCATRPPASKSFLKDNIEFSQKQINKEIAVIEKSGKCLNPITLNENKTVYYGSYADWRSGFFPGSVWYLYQLTGDQSYLTLAEKYTNAIEKAKNLTWHHDVGFIIGCSFGNGYKVTNAQEYKNVIVEAAKSLSTRFRKAPGVIQSWNVEKGWQAERGWECPVIIDNMMNLELLFEASKLSGDSTFYKIAVSHANRTMAEHFRPDGSCYHVVDYNLKDGSVRHRQTAQGFSDSSAWSRGQAWAIYGFAVCYRETGNRAYLEQALKTFAFMKNHPCMPKDLIPFWDMDAPNIPNEPRDASSAACIASALYMISTFNVPDASSYKSYADRIMISLGTPAYRAELGTNGNFLLMHSVGSIPHNSEIDVPLNYADYYFLEALKRKKDLEIK
- a CDS encoding glycoside hydrolase family 3 N-terminal domain-containing protein; this translates as MKNTIILGLLFCAVNGTAGNTPPPFSKDQKVYKLQNKAIYKKGWIDFNKNGKKDIYEDPTAPLDDRIEDLLKQMTVEEKTCQMVTLYGYKRVLPDDLPTSEWKNKLWKDGVGAIDEHLNGFQQWGLPPSDNPNVWPASRHAWALNEVQRFFIEETRLGIPVDFTNEGIRGVESFKATNFPTQLGLGHTWNRELIRKVGFITGHEARLLGYTNVYAPILDVGRDQRWGRYEEVYGESPYLVAELGISMVKGVQHNHQVAATGKHFIAYSNNKGAREGLSRVDPQMSPREVENIHVYPWKRVIKEAGLLGVMSSYNDYDGFPIQSSYYWLMTRLRQEMGFRGYVVSDSDAVEYLFSKHGTASNMKEAVLQSVAAGLNVRCTFRSPDSFVLPLRELIAEGAISTKTIDDRVRDVLRVKFLVGLFDTPYQMNLKAADDEVNSLKNQEVALQASRECLVLLKNANLLLPLDKNNIKRIAVCGPNANDSAYALTHYGPLAVEVTTVLKGIKEKVTDKAEVLYTKGCDMVDANWPESEIISYPLTAEEQTEIDKAVENARNSDVTVAVLGGNSRTCGENKSRSSLELPGRQLVLLQALQATGKPVVLVLINGRPLSVNWAEKFVPAILEAWYPGSQGGKAIADVLFGDYNPGGKLTVTFPKTVGQIPFNFPAKPYSQVDGGTTPGMKGTMSRVNGPLYPFGYGLSYTTFEYSDLSISPKVITPNQETTIHCRVKNAGTRVGDEVVQLYTRDLVSSVTTYEKNLCGFERVHLNPGESKEVEFIIHPRDLELLNADNKWVLEPGDFRIMIGASSEDIKLKDTLTVMSYTEKERLGKTGNVSPVPGASLTSTWQGKKGDYLTISLADGTKPDNVTIIWNEIKKPTSFEIQLSSGGGQFLTVYRGNVDAGDKTVTYKFKKTVASDLRILLTEGAASISKIIF